In the genome of Magnolia sinica isolate HGM2019 chromosome 2, MsV1, whole genome shotgun sequence, one region contains:
- the LOC131237322 gene encoding peroxidase 12-like — MALMTVLLLVLSSLAFFSSSQAQTSPPLVKGLSWTFYKSNCPKLETIVRNQLRKAFKKDIGQAAGLLRVHFHDCFVQSGGPDYRVPLGRRDGLSFATRDATLENLPAPSSGTTALLDALSRKNLDATDLVALSGGHTIGIGHCSSFSERLYPNQDSIMDKTFAKNLYNRCPTPDSPNTTVLDIRSPDVFDNKYYVDLMNRQGLFTSDQDLYTDKRTRPIVTSFAVNQTLFFEKFALSMLKMSQLSVLTGTQGEIRANCSARNSARAFLSSVIDTEGQSSEF; from the exons ATGGCTTTGATGACCGTCCTCTTGCTTGTACTGTCCTCATTGGCTTTCTTCTCATCCTCTCAAGCCCAAACCAGCCCTCCTCTAGTGAAGGGATTGTCTTGGACTTTCTACAAATCCAACTGCCCTAAGCTGGAAACCATTGTCCGGAACCAGCTTCGTAAAGCCTTCAAGAAGGACATCGGTCAAGCTGCGGGCTTGCTGCGAGTGCACTTTCACGACTGCTTTGTTCAG TCAGGCGGCCCCGACTACCGGGTCCCGCTAGGTAGGCGTGATGGCCTGAGTTTCGCCACCAGAGATGCAACACTAGAGAACCTCCCAGCCCCCTCCTCCGGCACAACCGCCCTTCTCGATGCACTGAGCAGAAAGAACCTAGACGCAACGGATCTTGTCGCACTCTCCGGTGGCCACACGATTGGAATCGGACACTGCTCGTCCTTCTCCGAACGCCTCTACCCCAATCAAGACTCAATCATGGACAAGACCTTCGCTAAGAACTTATACAACCGGTGCCCAACCCCAGACTCCCCAAACACGACCGTGTTGGACATCCGCTCCCCTGATGTCTTCGATAACAAGTACTACGTTGATCTCATGAACCGCCAGGGACTCTTCACGTCCGATCAGGACTTGTACACCGACAAACGGACGCGGCCCATTGTGACTAGTTTTGCAGTGAACCAGACGCTCTTCTTTGAGAAGTTCGCACTTTCGATGCTGAAGATGAGTCAACTGAGCGTCTTGACGGGGACACAAGGCGAGATACGTGCAAATTGCTCAGCCCGCAACTCGGCCAGGGCATTCTTGTCCTCGGTCATCGATACTGAAGGGCAGAGTTCAGAATTTTAG